A stretch of the bacterium genome encodes the following:
- a CDS encoding helix-turn-helix domain-containing protein, producing the protein MATFLHPSPEDITLSGVLAALADPLRIKIIQSLLAEKGCLSCSEASPCPSIPKSTLSNHFRILREAGLIHTTKQGVEHRNTVRVEDINARFPGLLKLILTLAEE; encoded by the coding sequence ATGGCAACCTTCCTTCACCCCTCACCGGAAGACATCACCCTGAGCGGCGTCCTCGCCGCACTGGCGGATCCGCTTCGTATCAAGATCATCCAAAGCCTGCTGGCGGAAAAAGGCTGCCTTTCCTGTTCGGAGGCATCGCCCTGCCCAAGCATTCCCAAATCCACCCTGTCCAACCATTTTCGCATTTTGCGCGAGGCGGGGTTGATTCACACCACCAAACAGGGGGTGGAACATCGCAACACCGTGCGGGTGGAAGACATCAATGCCCGCTTCCCGGGGCTGCTGAAACTTATCCTCACACTGGCGGAGGAATGA
- a CDS encoding efflux RND transporter periplasmic adaptor subunit, whose amino-acid sequence MPPPPVTVATPLRKTITEWDEYTGRFEAVETVDVRARVGGYLDSIHFKEGAMVNKGDLLFIIDPRPYQTALKQAQADIAAAKARITFTAADLERGKKLIKTGAIAEKVVDERTEAKRQAEAQLQSALAAVEKAKLDLEFTRVTAPVSGRISRRYVTEGNLVTGGTADSTLLTTIVSLDPIHLYFDVDEQSYLKYVRLAHSGDRPSSRENANPVYVALADEKIFSHEGHMDFVDNQISRGTGTMRGRAVLPNPDGLLAPGMFGRVRLQGSGEYETLLVPEDVVMTDQSRKYVFVVDEKNMVKPVNVVLGPMSDGLRVIKEGLTGNERIIIRGMQRAHEGAPVTPENGTITASTDSTQAPADSTPVAQQPEAPAGDETAPPAEAAHSENADAPASAPAGEAAPATQPEPQKAPVLNVAPPVSAQAPATAPADQAEDITMPPAADAPTTKADTKAEGKSQ is encoded by the coding sequence ATGCCCCCGCCGCCGGTCACCGTTGCCACCCCGCTGCGCAAAACCATCACCGAATGGGATGAATATACCGGCCGCTTTGAAGCCGTGGAAACCGTGGATGTGCGCGCCCGCGTCGGCGGCTACCTGGATTCCATCCACTTCAAGGAAGGCGCCATGGTCAATAAGGGCGATCTGCTCTTTATCATCGATCCGCGCCCCTACCAGACTGCCCTGAAACAGGCACAGGCCGATATCGCCGCGGCCAAGGCCCGCATCACCTTCACCGCGGCCGACCTGGAACGCGGCAAAAAACTCATCAAAACCGGCGCGATTGCGGAAAAGGTCGTGGATGAACGTACCGAGGCCAAACGTCAGGCCGAGGCCCAGCTTCAATCTGCATTGGCGGCTGTGGAAAAAGCCAAGCTCGACCTGGAATTCACCCGGGTCACCGCCCCCGTTTCCGGCCGTATTTCACGCCGTTATGTCACCGAGGGCAACCTCGTGACCGGCGGCACGGCGGATTCCACGCTGCTGACCACCATCGTCTCGCTGGACCCCATCCATCTCTATTTCGATGTGGATGAGCAAAGCTACCTGAAATACGTGCGCCTGGCCCACAGCGGCGACCGCCCAAGCAGCCGCGAAAACGCCAACCCGGTCTACGTGGCCCTGGCCGATGAGAAAATCTTTAGTCACGAAGGCCATATGGACTTCGTGGATAACCAGATCAGCCGTGGTACGGGCACCATGCGCGGCCGCGCCGTGCTGCCCAACCCCGATGGGCTGCTGGCTCCCGGCATGTTCGGCCGTGTGCGCCTTCAGGGCAGCGGTGAATACGAAACCCTGCTGGTGCCTGAAGACGTTGTAATGACCGACCAGTCGCGCAAATATGTCTTCGTGGTGGATGAAAAGAACATGGTCAAGCCCGTCAACGTGGTGCTTGGCCCCATGTCCGACGGCCTTCGCGTCATCAAGGAGGGCCTGACCGGCAACGAGCGCATCATCATCCGCGGCATGCAACGCGCCCATGAAGGCGCGCCGGTAACGCCGGAAAACGGCACCATCACCGCCTCGACGGATTCCACACAGGCACCGGCGGATTCCACCCCCGTGGCGCAACAGCCGGAAGCCCCTGCCGGGGATGAAACCGCACCGCCGGCCGAAGCCGCCCATTCGGAAAATGCCGATGCTCCTGCTTCGGCTCCCGCAGGTGAAGCCGCACCGGCAACCCAGCCGGAACCTCAAAAGGCGCCTGTTTTGAACGTCGCCCCTCCGGTCTCCGCGCAGGCCCCGGCAACAGCGCCCGCTGATCAGGCAGAGGACATCACCATGCCCCCGGCAGCCGATGCCCCCACCACGAAAGCCGACACCAAAGCCGAAGGCAAATCCCAGTGA